A window of the Caldalkalibacillus salinus genome harbors these coding sequences:
- a CDS encoding spore germination protein — MKEPIHQKLKRNEQYLHDRLDLDVNYDIDFREYHVGNRDIQVYFCNSLMNTQFAIEMLKQISHVDRPLTSVGAFKALMEQNLPHVQVELVDNMDEAVDKLLSGLIVIMGESWGHGIIIDVREYPGREPQEPDTERVVRGSRDGYTENIIMNSGLTRRRIRDERLRMEMLQVGERSKTDICISYIKDIADPDLLEEVKTKLGRIDIDGIPMAEKAIEEFVIGQAYHPFPKVRFTERPDVAAAHLFEGHIVIFVDTSPSVIIIPTTYFHHLQHAEEFRQTPALGVYLRWIRFLGIFVSIFLLPLWCLFVFNPDLLPPHLDFLGPSESDYKIPIFWQFIFAEVGVDLMRMAAIHTPSPLATAMGLIAAILIGEIAIEVGLFISEVILYLAVAAIGMFATPSYELSLANKLIRLLLLTSVYVFKVPGFMIVTTVVFVYLASIKSMRTPYLWPFIPFNLKAFLTVILRFTTAMNKTRPSIVHPKNKRKQPS, encoded by the coding sequence TTGAAAGAACCGATACATCAGAAACTAAAAAGAAATGAGCAGTATTTACACGATCGGTTAGATTTAGACGTTAATTATGATATAGACTTTCGTGAATATCATGTGGGAAACCGTGATATCCAAGTTTACTTTTGTAACAGTTTAATGAACACGCAATTTGCTATAGAAATGTTAAAGCAAATCTCACACGTAGATCGTCCACTAACATCCGTTGGGGCTTTTAAAGCATTAATGGAACAGAATCTACCTCACGTTCAAGTTGAACTCGTAGATAATATGGACGAGGCAGTAGATAAATTACTATCGGGTCTCATTGTGATTATGGGAGAGTCTTGGGGACACGGTATTATCATTGATGTGAGGGAGTACCCCGGTAGAGAACCTCAGGAGCCGGATACTGAGCGAGTCGTCAGAGGGTCAAGAGACGGCTATACAGAAAATATTATCATGAATAGTGGGTTAACACGGCGAAGAATTCGTGACGAACGGCTAAGAATGGAAATGCTTCAGGTCGGAGAACGTTCTAAAACAGACATATGTATCAGTTATATCAAGGATATTGCTGATCCGGACTTACTTGAAGAAGTTAAAACCAAGTTAGGTCGAATCGATATTGATGGGATTCCAATGGCGGAGAAAGCCATCGAAGAATTTGTGATTGGGCAAGCTTACCATCCATTTCCTAAGGTGCGGTTTACTGAAAGACCAGATGTGGCTGCTGCACACTTATTTGAAGGTCACATTGTCATCTTCGTTGATACATCTCCGTCCGTTATTATTATTCCCACAACTTATTTCCATCACCTGCAACATGCAGAGGAATTTCGCCAGACACCAGCTTTAGGTGTTTATTTACGCTGGATACGCTTTTTAGGTATATTTGTGTCTATATTCCTGCTGCCATTGTGGTGCTTGTTCGTCTTCAACCCAGATTTACTACCACCTCATTTAGATTTTCTAGGACCATCCGAGTCTGATTATAAAATCCCGATCTTTTGGCAATTTATCTTTGCTGAGGTTGGAGTGGATTTAATGAGAATGGCAGCCATTCACACACCTTCTCCTCTCGCGACAGCAATGGGGTTGATCGCTGCCATCCTTATAGGCGAGATCGCCATTGAAGTAGGCTTGTTTATTAGTGAGGTCATACTGTACTTAGCGGTGGCTGCTATCGGTATGTTCGCCACTCCATCTTACGAGTTAAGTTTAGCGAACAAATTAATCCGTCTGCTGTTATTAACCAGTGTATATGTATTTAAAGTGCCTGGTTTTATGATTGTCACGACGGTGGTCTTTGTTTACTTAGCATCTATAAAATCTATGCGTACGCCTTATCTTTGGCCTTTTATTCCGTTTAATCTAAAGGCTTTTCTTACAGTTATTTTACGCTTTACAACAGCGATGAACAAGACAAGGCCTAGCATTGTACACCCGAAAAATAAACGTAAACAACCATCATAG
- a CDS encoding peptidylprolyl isomerase, giving the protein MSKQAKVTLENGQEIVIDLFDQDAPNTVANFEKLAKDGFYNGLTFHRVIPGFVAQGGCPNGTGTGGPGYTINCEINDNKHERGTLSMAHAGRDTGGSQFFICFQPQPHLDGQHTAFGQVVRGMENVDQIKQGDIMKEVQVEEQ; this is encoded by the coding sequence ATGTCAAAACAAGCAAAAGTTACGCTCGAAAACGGTCAAGAGATCGTCATTGACCTCTTTGATCAAGATGCTCCCAATACTGTCGCTAACTTTGAAAAATTAGCAAAAGACGGTTTTTATAACGGATTGACCTTTCATCGGGTGATACCTGGTTTTGTTGCCCAAGGGGGATGTCCTAACGGGACAGGAACGGGTGGACCTGGCTATACGATCAATTGTGAAATTAATGACAACAAACATGAGCGCGGGACTTTGTCCATGGCTCATGCCGGAAGAGATACAGGTGGGAGTCAGTTTTTCATCTGTTTCCAACCACAACCACATCTTGATGGCCAACACACAGCGTTTGGCCAAGTTGTTCGTGGAATGGAAAACGTCGATCAAATTAAGCAAGGGGATATCATGAAGGAAGTCCAAGTAGAGGAACAATAA
- a CDS encoding stage V sporulation protein AB — protein sequence MNFITLLLLLLIGLSGGLIVGAGLVAFLTVLGIVPRLTQITKTKHYIYSYQYAIIFGSVFWTWMGLHEVHLHLPWKLTVVHGLFSGIFIGLLAAALTEVLNVLPILAKRIFVQDKILWLLMAMVLGKVIGSLFHWIFFAPY from the coding sequence ATGAACTTCATCACCCTATTATTACTACTATTGATTGGTCTTTCCGGTGGCCTTATCGTTGGTGCAGGTCTAGTGGCTTTTTTAACGGTACTGGGTATTGTTCCTCGCTTAACACAAATTACGAAGACAAAGCATTACATTTACAGTTACCAGTACGCCATTATCTTTGGGTCTGTATTTTGGACGTGGATGGGGCTGCATGAAGTTCATCTACATCTGCCATGGAAACTTACCGTTGTGCACGGCTTGTTTTCCGGTATTTTTATCGGCCTATTAGCAGCTGCATTAACGGAAGTCCTAAACGTCCTCCCTATTTTAGCGAAGCGTATCTTTGTACAAGATAAAATACTTTGGCTTCTCATGGCCATGGTACTAGGGAAAGTGATAGGCTCACTTTTTCACTGGATTTTCTTCGCTCCATATTAA
- the lysA gene encoding diaminopimelate decarboxylase, with product MFLHGTSKINERGHLEIGGCDTVDLVKAYGTPLMVYDEQAIRERCRAFIQAFEAKGIKAQVAYASKAFSSLAMCQLVSEEGMSLDVVSGGELYTALQAGFPSESIHFHGNNKTADELIMALDANIGCYVVDNFTELHLLHDLAAQREQKVNILLRTTPGVEAHTHEYITTGQEDSKFGFSLTNGQVKEAIKQALGKPYFDVLGLHAHIGSQIFEKDGFLLTIQKMVEFIEELEQEVDWHLRVLNLGGGFGIRYQEGDTPLKIQEYVEAMCDEVRRTWNARKRPVPEIWIEPGRSIVGEAGTTLYTIGAQKEVPGVRHYISVDGGMSDNLRVALYQAKYESAIANRMRESCDETYTIAGKLCETGDILIWDAELPQAQQGDVLAVSCTGAYGYAMANNYNRMRRPAVLFVNEGEANLVIRRETYEDMIKNDLPLHAPTPVIQKL from the coding sequence ATGTTTCTACACGGTACGAGTAAAATAAATGAACGGGGTCACCTTGAAATAGGAGGGTGTGATACGGTAGACCTTGTCAAAGCATACGGAACACCCTTAATGGTATATGATGAGCAAGCGATTAGAGAGAGATGCCGCGCTTTCATACAAGCGTTTGAAGCTAAAGGTATCAAAGCGCAAGTGGCGTACGCGAGTAAGGCCTTTAGTAGTCTAGCGATGTGTCAACTCGTTTCAGAGGAAGGCATGTCTTTAGATGTTGTGTCTGGTGGAGAACTTTACACCGCACTACAAGCTGGATTTCCAAGCGAAAGCATTCATTTTCACGGTAACAACAAGACAGCGGATGAACTCATCATGGCCTTAGATGCGAATATCGGCTGCTACGTTGTCGATAATTTTACAGAACTCCACTTATTACATGACTTAGCGGCTCAACGTGAGCAGAAAGTTAACATATTATTACGAACAACACCCGGTGTTGAAGCGCATACTCATGAGTACATTACGACGGGTCAGGAAGATTCTAAGTTTGGGTTCAGTCTGACGAATGGTCAAGTCAAAGAAGCGATTAAGCAAGCATTGGGGAAACCCTATTTTGATGTCCTTGGCTTGCATGCTCATATCGGTTCACAAATTTTTGAAAAAGACGGTTTCTTGTTGACGATTCAAAAGATGGTCGAGTTTATAGAAGAGCTGGAACAGGAAGTCGATTGGCACTTACGTGTCTTGAATTTGGGTGGAGGATTTGGTATCCGATACCAAGAAGGTGATACCCCTCTAAAGATACAAGAGTATGTAGAAGCAATGTGTGATGAAGTCCGTCGTACATGGAACGCACGTAAACGACCAGTCCCTGAAATTTGGATAGAACCTGGACGAAGTATTGTTGGAGAAGCAGGGACGACCCTCTATACCATTGGCGCACAAAAGGAAGTGCCCGGTGTTAGACACTATATCTCCGTTGACGGTGGTATGAGTGATAATCTACGTGTGGCCTTATATCAGGCAAAGTATGAATCTGCCATCGCTAATAGAATGAGGGAAAGCTGCGATGAAACTTACACCATAGCAGGTAAGCTGTGCGAAACAGGAGATATTTTAATTTGGGATGCAGAGCTACCGCAAGCCCAACAGGGTGATGTGCTAGCTGTCTCCTGCACAGGCGCTTATGGCTATGCAATGGCCAACAATTATAACCGTATGAGACGACCGGCCGTCTTATTTGTTAATGAAGGGGAGGCCAATCTTGTCATTCGCAGAGAGACATACGAAGATATGATAAAGAATGATCTACCGCTACATGCACCGACGCCTGTTATCCAAAAGCTATAA
- a CDS encoding stage V sporulation protein AE, giving the protein MSEQKRKVVLITDGDEVASKTVQRVAEEVGGRCISRSSGNPTPLSGEGIVEQIKKAAYDPVLVMFDDCGNGGYGQGESALRYVATHPEIEVLGAVAVASNTKSVSGAHIDLSVDAHGEIIQHAVNKDGDVEHAKESIVYGDTVDVLDELQIPLIVGVGDIGKMHGQDDVKDGAPVTRQAVEIILQRSGFLDEPIIERTDTSETKKK; this is encoded by the coding sequence ATGTCAGAGCAGAAAAGAAAGGTTGTTCTTATCACAGACGGCGATGAAGTCGCTTCTAAAACAGTGCAACGGGTCGCAGAAGAGGTGGGGGGGAGGTGTATTTCCAGATCGTCTGGTAACCCCACTCCCCTATCAGGAGAAGGTATTGTGGAACAAATAAAGAAAGCGGCATATGACCCCGTTCTCGTCATGTTTGATGATTGTGGGAATGGAGGCTACGGTCAAGGTGAATCGGCACTCAGATACGTTGCCACACACCCTGAAATTGAAGTGCTTGGTGCGGTGGCGGTTGCGTCCAATACGAAATCTGTCAGTGGTGCTCATATTGATCTTTCCGTCGATGCCCATGGAGAGATCATACAGCATGCTGTGAACAAAGACGGTGATGTAGAGCATGCGAAGGAATCCATCGTTTATGGTGATACCGTTGATGTGTTAGATGAGCTACAAATACCCCTCATTGTGGGCGTAGGGGATATAGGCAAAATGCATGGTCAAGACGATGTGAAGGATGGTGCGCCGGTCACACGTCAAGCAGTAGAGATTATTTTACAACGGAGTGGTTTTCTTGACGAGCCAATCATTGAAAGAACCGATACATCAGAAACTAAAAAGAAATGA